Proteins from a genomic interval of Papaver somniferum cultivar HN1 chromosome 4, ASM357369v1, whole genome shotgun sequence:
- the LOC113362740 gene encoding COBRA-like protein 4, whose product MDTSFRVSSSIIYFFLFLSLSNTAVFSTSVVVEAYDPYDPTSNITVKWDVLSWTSDGYVGVVTITNNQIYRTVQKPGWKLGWTWAGREVVWSMVGAQAIDQGNCSRFKGNIPHSCLKTPTMVDLMPGTPFNQQVKDCCKGGTLSTRYQDVHNSMASFQISVGNAGTSNTTVRMPKKFTFVAGHDKYTCRPAKTVPSTRFITSDGRRMTRAFMTWKVVCTHSRAKEANKHPACCVSFSGFGQHKKANCPTCACGCRNKTCNSSRRGLSFVPSKIKCTDHMCPVNINWQMMKPKEKGVGWAVNVSITNFNYRMNYSDWTLLVNHPSINKLTEVLHAKHRNGGDNMGG is encoded by the exons atggACACCTCATTCAGGGTCTCCTCCTCCATCATTtacttcttcttgtttttgtctTTAAGTAATACAGCAGTTTTCTCCACCTCTGTGGTGGTCGAGGCGTACGATCCATATGATCCAACCAGCAACATTACAGTCAAATGGGATGTCTTGAGCTGGACATCAGATGGTTATGTGGGAGTTGTTACTATCACAAACAATCAGATATACCGGACAGTGCAAAAGCCAGGTTGGAAGCTTGGCTGGACCTGGGCTGGACGTGAAGTTGTTTGGAGCATGGTTGGGGCTCAGGCCATTGACCAAGGGAACTGTTCTAGGTTCAAGGGCAACATCCCACATTCCTGCTTAAAGACACCTACCATGGTTGATCTGATGCCTGGCACTCCATTCAATCAACAGGTCAAGGATTGTTGTAAAGGAGGAACTTTAAGCACGAGATATCAAGATGTTCATAATTCAATGGCTAGCTTTCAGATCTCTGTTGGTAATGCAGGTACCTCGAATACAACGGTGCGCATGCCTAAGAAATTCACCTTCGTTGCTGGCCATGACAAATATACTTGCAGACCTGCCAAGACTGTGCCCTCTACAAGATTTATCACTTCGGATGGAAGGAGAATGACCAGAGCCTTCA TGACATGGAAAGTAGTGTGCACGCACTCGCGTGCTAAAGAGGCTAACAAGCACCCAGCTTGTTGCGTATCATTTTCAGGGTTTGGCCAACATAAGAAAGCTAATTGTCCTACTTGTGCCTGTGGTTGTCGAAATAAAACATGCAACTC GAGTAGGAGAGGCCTAAGCTTTGTGCCATCGAAGATAAAGTGCACAGATCATATGTGCCCTGTTAACATCAATTGGCAGATGATGAAACCCAAAGAGAAAGGAGTAGGATGGGCAGTTAACGTTTCCATaactaactttaactaccgaatgAACTACTCAGATTGGACACTGCTTGTAAATCATCCTTCCATTAACAAGCTCACCGAAGTTCTTCACGCCAAACATAG AAATGGTGGAGATAATATGGGGGGCTAA